The DNA sequence CGAGTAGAGGTGCGCCTCCGCCATCGCGGGGGCGAGTACAGGTGGGCAAATGTGGCGGGTGTGTTAAGCGAAGAAAAGGACGTCATTTATTTTGTCGTGCACGACACACATGCACGTTTCCTGCGCGAGCGCGAACTGACGGAGAGCTATCGGCAGGCAGTAGAACAGACGAAGATGCTCGCCATGGTCAAGGAAGCCATAGTAGTGTTTTCGCTTGCGGGCGTGGTGCGCTACTGGAATCGCGGAGCTGTGGAGCTGTATGGTTACACCGCTCGCAACGCGACTGCGCATGAGGAACCACTGCTGTTGGCTACGCGCTGTCCCTCACCTCGGGAGGAAATTATAGAGCTCACATGTCGGGATGGAAGTTGGCATGGCACCGTGGCACGCACCACAGCGCGAGGCGAAGGCAGGCTCGTCGAAGTAAGGTGGACTATTCTTAGCGAGGAGGGGGGCAGCCCGCGAGACATAGTAGAAATATCTAGCGACGTTACGGCTGCCCTGCGCGACAACCGCCGTCTTCAGCAATTAGCGACTATCGTCGAGAGCACCGATGACGCCGTGATTAGCCTTTCCCTTAAAGGCGAGACGCTAACCTACAACCGCGGCGCGGAGCAGATGTGTGGGTTCACCAAGGAGGAAGTGTGCGGCAGGCCTTTCCTAGAGCTAGTAGCAGAGGAGAAGTACCACGAGGCAGATGAAGCCCTGCGCGAGGCGGCGGCGGGGAGAAGTGTCAGCGACTGCCGTGACCTCTTTAGACACAAGTTGGGGACTACGCTGTGCACTTCGTCCTCCGTGTTTCCCATTACGGATGAGCGGGGCAAGATTAATGGTATATCGCTTCTCGCACGAGACGTAACCGCCGAGCGTGTTATGGAACGGGAGTCTGCCAGGTTAGAGCTGCTCTCGGTAATGGGGCAGTTAGCCGCAGGCATCGGGCACGAGTTGCGCAACCCCTTAACCACGGTACGTGGGTTTCTGCAATTCTTTGCCAGAAACAGTGACTTAGCTGCGGTTCACCCGCAGTTGGACATTATGCTGACAGATCTAGACGCTGCACATGAGATAATTTCTCAGTTCTTATCACTGGCGCGCGATTCTGGCGGTGTGGCAAAATGCCTTGACCTCAACCAAGTAGTGCGTGGGGTTCTGCCCATGTTGCGCGCGGATGCGCATATGCGCGGCTGCCGCGTATTTTTCTGCTGCCATCCTTTGCCCAGCCTACGCCTAGTAGAAGGGGATGTCTCACAACTCATCTTGAACTTAGCGCGAAACGGCCTGCAAGCTATGAACGAAGGCGGTGTCCTGACTATTAGCACGCGGGAGCGCGACGGCGCTATTCTACTTGAAGTAGCCGATACCGGTCACGGCATTGCTCGGGAAGTTGCGGAGAAAATGTGGATACCTTTCTTTACTACGCGTGACGGGGCAGTAGGTTTAGGCTTAGCAGTTTGCGAGTGTATAGCGACACGGCAAGGTGCACGAATTACGTTTGCGACCGGTGCGCAGGGCACTACATTTACGGTCGAGTTCGGCAGGGAGGATAAGGCATGCTAATGGCTTTGCGCTTGGTGCTCAACCTGCTCTTGGCGCTACTGGTATCCTTATTTGGGTCAGCTATTGTCTTGTCGTCTCGCCGAAGGCCAAACGCCTGGCTGTGGGGCGCGGTGTTTGGCCTAGCAATCTGTTTCACCATGATCAAGCCCGTGATGATTCAGCCTGGGTGGCTGTTTGACTTTCGCGCTGTCGTCATCGCTCTTAGCGGCTTTGCAGGCGGCTTGCCTACTTATCTCACCGCTGCCTCTATAGGCTCTCTCTATCGGCTCTACTTGGGGGGCGCCGGTGCTTTCCCCGGAGTGGCAGCGATATGTGCCGCAGGCTTAGTCGGTGTGTATTTTGGACGAAGGACCCCTGCGAGAAAGGGCCCATCGGTGACCAGCCTCCTAGGTTTGGGGACGCTATTGGCCATAATAACGATTTCGTTCACCTTGATAGGATCCCTGGTGTCGCGACAGGGAATAGTAATGACTTGGCCATTGGCCCTGCTGCTGCTTAGCCTGACGCCTCTGGGTACGGCCATGGCCTTTGTGGCTTTTGCACAGGTACACAAGCGGCTCGTCGAGCAAGCGACGCTTGAAGCTCTGGTTACCTCACTCCCTACCGGACTGACCGTCTTGGATGCTAAGGGACGCGTCTTGGCCACAAATCGAACAGCGAGATTAGTCGAGCCGTCGCAGCTTCCCCGTGTGACGGGAGAAGACCCGCTGCTAATTGACGGGCGCAAGTATCTAGTCGGGCGGCAACCATTAAGTATGCCTCTGGTGGAGTGTGGGGAACTCGTCACCGAAGACGATGTTACAGCTTGGCATGACGCCATCGAGCAGCTGCGCAACTTCTTTGAGCTAGCAGAAGACCTTATGGTTGTGCTTGGTCCGCAGGACGAGGTCTTGCATGCCAACCAGGCCGCTATTCTGTTTGGCCTGCAGCCAGTGGCGAACTTTTTAGACTTCGCGCACCCCGAAGATCGCGTCGGTGCCAAAGCTCGCGACAGCTTCTTTGAAGGCCGCTTTACTCGCACAGACGGTGCACTGCGGTGGCTGGCCTGGTCTTTTGTGACCGACGCGCCGGGTGGGAGGGTCTACGCCGTAGGGCGTGACATAACCGAAGACAGGAAGTATCTTGATGCCCTGCGCACTACGACGGCCCTACTGAAAGAACAGAGCCTCTTCTTGGAATTAGCCTTCGACGCCGTTATCGTACGGGACCTGAGCGGGAATATCACTTTCTGGAACAGCGGAGCCGTGCGCACCTACGGATATTCTCGCAAGCAGGCTTTAGGGAAGCAGTATCATGCGCTCTTTGGGGTTAGCTACCCAATACCTCTAGAGCAAATCGAAGCGGAGCTAGAGAGAAACGAAGAGTGGCATGGTGAGGTAGTTAGGTTTCACAGAGATGGCACAAAGATGTTGGTGTCATGTCACTGGGCACTGAAGCGCGATGAGCGACATCTTCCCGTTGCCATACTAGAGGTTAGCCGCGATGTTACCGAACAGGCAAATGCACGCCAAGCAACAGCGCATTTGGCGGCACTGGTGGAGCAGTCGCAAGACGCGATTATGAGCACCGATCTCTCCGGTCGCATCCTTACGGCGAACAGTGCCGCGGGAACCTTGCTTAGCTGTAACGCCGCGAAGGTTGTGGGGCAATCTGTGCTGGGGCTGGTAGAGCCGGAGCAGCGCAGTATTTTTCAGCGGGAGTTAGACCGCGTCCGTTTGGAGCGCGCTGCGCGGCGAGCAAACTTGAATTTCTATACGACAGACGGGGGTTTGGTGCCGGTGGCTATCACTCTGTCCCTGATGCCGAGTCAGCGCGGCAATGCGGACGGCATATCGCTGATTCTTCGCGACCTTACCGCCAAACACATCCGCGACAAAGAGATTGCGCGCCTCGACAGGCTGAGTTTGGCCAGCCAACTCGCTGCCGGCATCGGCCATGAAGTGCGTAATCCCCTTACCACTATTCGGGGGTTCCTGCAGCTGTTCTGTATGCGTGAAGACCTAGTCGGTTACACCGCCCAGTTTAAGCTGCTAATTGGCGCTATAGACCGCATGAATGAGACTCTTTCAGAGTTTCTCGCACTGGCCCGCAATCACCCCGTAGAGCTTCTGCCTGTCGACATCAATGCTGTCATCAGAGCTCTGCTGGGGTTACTTGAAGCCGATGCCCGACAGGCCGCGTGCGTATTAGAGTGCGAGCTAGAGCCTGTGCCGCATATCTCTGCCAGCGAGCGGGCGATACGACAGGTGTTAGTTAACCTCGTGCGCAATGCGCTGGAGGCTTCGTCCCCAGGCGGAGATGTCACGGTACGCACGGCATCTGTAGACGGGCGGGTAGTGCTATCCGTGCGCGATACAGGGGTCGGTATCCCTGCTGACGTGCGGGCGCAGATTGGCACGCCGTTTTTCACTACTAAGCCTGAGGGCACGGGGCTTGGGCTTACCGTATGTCAAGCCATTGCCCGCCAGCATGGAGCCACGCTTACCTTTGACAGCGAGGAAGGCGTGACGACATTCTACATGTCTTTCCCGCCCGCTCACTGACCTGTTGAGCCGAAGCCGCCCTTTCTGTCGGCCGGCAGGTACGGGGCAATGCTCTCCACTTCCGCGAAAAGAGCTTGCGGCACCCGCTGCAAGACCAGTTGGCATAGCCGCAACCCCGGCGAAACGACAAACGGAGTCGCGCCTGTGTTGTCTACCAGGACAAGGACTTCTTCCGCGAAGCCGCAGTCGATGGTACCGGGGCTATTGGCGATGCGGAGCTTAGTGTTAAGCGACAAGCCTGAGCGCGGCCGCACCTGTAGCTCGTACCCTCGCGGCACAGCGAACTTAAGCCCGGTCCGCACGGCTACCGTCGCCTGCGGCGGAATAACAGTCTCTTCTAGCGCATAGACATCCGCTCCTGCGTCGTCCACATGAGCATAGGTAGGGAGTTTCGCTGCCGGATGCAGCCGTTCTACCGGTACGGTGATAGTTTCTCGCATGATTTGCCTCCTTTTGGCTCGTGGTGAGGCGCATTGAGTTTGGCACTTCGCACTTCGCACTTGGCACTTAGTGGAGAAGACGATCACCGCTTACGGCTTACGGCTTACGGCTTACAGCGGAAAGCGGAAAGCGGCAAGCCGCTCCGCCGTTGCAGTTCATGATTCACGATTCACGATTCACGATTGCTCACCGCTCACCGCTCACCGCTCACCGCTCACCGCTCACCGCTCACTGCTCACCGCCCACCGCTCACCGCTCAAAGCCCACAGCTGGCGCCTGGCGGCTGGCGCCCGGCGGCACTCCCCAAGCGACAATCCTTCACCGTGACATCCCCCTCTTTTTTTGGTACCATGGTGCAAAGTAACTGGAAGGGGAATCCCGATGCGAGTCACCGATTTTATCAACCACCACTACCGCCACTTCAACGCTGCCGCGCTCAAAGATGCGGCGGTCGGTTACAGCGCGTTTTTAGCGTCAGGCGGCAAAATGCTCGTGACCCTAGCCGGGGCTATGAGCACGGCCGAACTAGGACTTTCTTTGGCTGAAATGATTAGGCAGGGCAAGGTGCACGCCATCAGCTGCACGGGCGCCAATCTGGAAGAAGACAT is a window from the Selenomonadales bacterium genome containing:
- the dut gene encoding dUTP diphosphatase: MRETITVPVERLHPAAKLPTYAHVDDAGADVYALEETVIPPQATVAVRTGLKFAVPRGYELQVRPRSGLSLNTKLRIANSPGTIDCGFAEEVLVLVDNTGATPFVVSPGLRLCQLVLQRVPQALFAEVESIAPYLPADRKGGFGSTGQ
- a CDS encoding PAS domain S-box protein; translation: MLMALRLVLNLLLALLVSLFGSAIVLSSRRRPNAWLWGAVFGLAICFTMIKPVMIQPGWLFDFRAVVIALSGFAGGLPTYLTAASIGSLYRLYLGGAGAFPGVAAICAAGLVGVYFGRRTPARKGPSVTSLLGLGTLLAIITISFTLIGSLVSRQGIVMTWPLALLLLSLTPLGTAMAFVAFAQVHKRLVEQATLEALVTSLPTGLTVLDAKGRVLATNRTARLVEPSQLPRVTGEDPLLIDGRKYLVGRQPLSMPLVECGELVTEDDVTAWHDAIEQLRNFFELAEDLMVVLGPQDEVLHANQAAILFGLQPVANFLDFAHPEDRVGAKARDSFFEGRFTRTDGALRWLAWSFVTDAPGGRVYAVGRDITEDRKYLDALRTTTALLKEQSLFLELAFDAVIVRDLSGNITFWNSGAVRTYGYSRKQALGKQYHALFGVSYPIPLEQIEAELERNEEWHGEVVRFHRDGTKMLVSCHWALKRDERHLPVAILEVSRDVTEQANARQATAHLAALVEQSQDAIMSTDLSGRILTANSAAGTLLSCNAAKVVGQSVLGLVEPEQRSIFQRELDRVRLERAARRANLNFYTTDGGLVPVAITLSLMPSQRGNADGISLILRDLTAKHIRDKEIARLDRLSLASQLAAGIGHEVRNPLTTIRGFLQLFCMREDLVGYTAQFKLLIGAIDRMNETLSEFLALARNHPVELLPVDINAVIRALLGLLEADARQAACVLECELEPVPHISASERAIRQVLVNLVRNALEASSPGGDVTVRTASVDGRVVLSVRDTGVGIPADVRAQIGTPFFTTKPEGTGLGLTVCQAIARQHGATLTFDSEEGVTTFYMSFPPAH
- a CDS encoding PAS domain S-box protein; this translates as MPDALVSFVFSLLLASGATFYVAFMRDKPSALHTALAFALSTATAAAVVPFYGAVGCVLYLPLWAAGYLGGITTVFVSWVAAQAVAYVLGVAPVCWWSSLLVGLLGCVWSRIPLRRGDRRRLALAVSATGIFLLWPLGFTARLLLLLGVLFLLLFARELLQRNMWRAVWQRYLHDGGLVILYSGGGEVMMESAALGRDGPAAEALRRHSNVFFHQLGSVVPIEHAGRQFLMTLSPVALPTGEVGRLASFQDVTRTTRALREKAEFFALATEGFGVCTTDGELILANQALEDMLGYTPSANNPCVMDFVHPDERDQVRMLADTLRSRRREHVRVEVRLRHRGGEYRWANVAGVLSEEKDVIYFVVHDTHARFLRERELTESYRQAVEQTKMLAMVKEAIVVFSLAGVVRYWNRGAVELYGYTARNATAHEEPLLLATRCPSPREEIIELTCRDGSWHGTVARTTARGEGRLVEVRWTILSEEGGSPRDIVEISSDVTAALRDNRRLQQLATIVESTDDAVISLSLKGETLTYNRGAEQMCGFTKEEVCGRPFLELVAEEKYHEADEALREAAAGRSVSDCRDLFRHKLGTTLCTSSSVFPITDERGKINGISLLARDVTAERVMERESARLELLSVMGQLAAGIGHELRNPLTTVRGFLQFFARNSDLAAVHPQLDIMLTDLDAAHEIISQFLSLARDSGGVAKCLDLNQVVRGVLPMLRADAHMRGCRVFFCCHPLPSLRLVEGDVSQLILNLARNGLQAMNEGGVLTISTRERDGAILLEVADTGHGIAREVAEKMWIPFFTTRDGAVGLGLAVCECIATRQGARITFATGAQGTTFTVEFGREDKAC